One window from the genome of Serinibacter salmoneus encodes:
- a CDS encoding carbohydrate ABC transporter permease, whose protein sequence is MAVPVLEKPAAAPAPPPRRKPGQRLKVRNAVIGWTFILPNFLGFATLTLVPVLILMYLGFTSWNAFGQATWIGTENFQRLITDKTFHTALFNTFYYAAVHIPLTLGISLGLALLLNRKLRGMGFFRTVAFFPYITSIVAIAVVWNMLFSPDSGVINQFLMWIGIDNPPGWTTSTDWAMPAVIIVGTWRDMGYYMLLFLAGLQAIPGELYEAARVDGANGLRRFLNVTLPCLRPTTFFVTVMLTINSFKIFDLILVMTDGGPGTATLVLSQYIYRKGFEEYDFGYASAVAIVLFLICLVVTIVQFMVNKRRER, encoded by the coding sequence ATGGCAGTCCCCGTGCTCGAGAAGCCGGCAGCCGCGCCGGCACCACCGCCGCGCAGGAAGCCCGGCCAGCGACTGAAGGTGCGCAACGCCGTCATCGGGTGGACCTTCATCCTGCCGAACTTCCTCGGCTTCGCCACCCTGACCCTCGTTCCCGTGCTGATCCTCATGTACCTGGGGTTCACCAGTTGGAACGCATTCGGTCAGGCCACCTGGATCGGCACGGAGAACTTCCAGCGCCTGATCACCGACAAGACGTTCCACACGGCGCTGTTCAACACCTTCTACTACGCCGCCGTGCACATCCCGCTCACGCTGGGCATCTCCCTCGGCCTGGCCCTCCTGCTCAACCGCAAGCTGCGCGGCATGGGGTTCTTCCGCACCGTGGCGTTCTTCCCCTACATCACCTCGATCGTGGCGATCGCCGTGGTGTGGAACATGCTCTTCTCCCCCGACTCCGGGGTGATCAACCAGTTCCTCATGTGGATCGGGATCGACAATCCACCCGGATGGACCACCTCCACCGACTGGGCCATGCCGGCCGTGATCATCGTGGGCACCTGGCGCGACATGGGCTACTACATGCTGCTGTTCCTCGCCGGCCTGCAGGCGATCCCCGGTGAGCTCTACGAGGCCGCCCGGGTGGACGGCGCCAACGGCCTGCGGCGATTCCTGAACGTGACCCTGCCGTGCCTGCGCCCGACCACGTTCTTCGTCACGGTCATGCTGACGATCAACAGCTTCAAGATCTTCGACCTGATCCTCGTGATGACGGACGGCGGCCCGGGCACCGCCACCCTGGTCCTCTCGCAGTACATCTACCGCAAGGGCTTCGAGGAGTACGACTTCGGCTACGCCTCCGCGGTGGCGATCGTGCTCTTCCTCATCTGCCTGGTGGTCACGATCGTCCAGTTCATGGTGAACAAGAGGAGGGAACGCTGA
- the sdhA gene encoding succinate dehydrogenase flavoprotein subunit translates to MQTHTYDVVIVGAGGAGMRAALESSSRARTAVVSKLYPTRSHTGAAQGGMCAALANVEEDNWEWHTFDTVKGGDYLVDQDAAEIMAKEAIDAVLDLERMGLPFNRTPEGKIDQRRFGGHTRNHGDAPVRRACYAADRTGHMILQTLYQQCVKQDVEFFNEFYVFDVILTGDPREDGEVKAAGVVAYELATGEIHIIRAKSVVFATGGAGKVFKTTSNAHTLTGDGMAVAYRRGIPLEDMEFFQFHPTGLAGLGILLSEAARGEGGILRNASGERFMERYAPTIKDLAPRDIVARSMANEVREGRGAGPNKDYVLLDLTHLEPAHIDAKLPDITEFARTYLGVEPYTEPVPVYPTAHYAMGGIPTTIETEVLRNNTDKVPGLFAAGEVACVSVHGSNRLGTNSLLDINVFGKRAGIAAAAYAVGAELPELPEHPESYVEGELERIRLGSGSESAADLRRTLQEVMDADAQVFRTQESLTNALGKITELRKRYADVSVADTGTSYNSELVEAMELGFLLELAEVVVVGALARKESRGGHFREDFPDRDDENFMLHTMAHPVGEGQGEAGSRVELAYKPVTVTRYQPMERKY, encoded by the coding sequence GTGCAGACGCACACCTACGACGTCGTGATCGTCGGTGCCGGCGGCGCCGGGATGCGCGCCGCCCTGGAGTCCTCCAGTCGGGCCCGCACCGCCGTCGTCTCCAAGCTCTACCCCACCCGCTCCCACACGGGCGCCGCGCAGGGCGGCATGTGCGCCGCGCTGGCGAACGTGGAGGAGGACAACTGGGAGTGGCACACCTTCGACACGGTCAAGGGCGGCGACTACCTGGTGGACCAGGACGCCGCGGAGATCATGGCCAAGGAGGCCATCGACGCCGTGCTCGACCTGGAGCGGATGGGGTTGCCCTTCAACCGCACCCCCGAGGGCAAGATCGACCAGCGCCGATTCGGTGGCCACACCCGCAACCACGGTGACGCCCCGGTGCGCCGCGCCTGCTACGCCGCCGACCGCACCGGCCACATGATCCTGCAGACGCTCTACCAGCAGTGCGTGAAGCAGGACGTGGAGTTCTTCAACGAGTTCTACGTGTTCGACGTGATCCTCACCGGCGACCCCCGCGAGGACGGTGAGGTGAAGGCCGCCGGCGTGGTGGCCTACGAGCTGGCCACCGGCGAGATCCACATCATCCGCGCCAAGTCCGTGGTGTTCGCCACCGGCGGCGCCGGGAAGGTCTTCAAGACCACCTCCAACGCCCACACCCTCACCGGTGACGGCATGGCCGTGGCCTACCGCCGCGGCATCCCGCTGGAGGACATGGAGTTCTTCCAGTTCCACCCCACGGGCCTGGCGGGCCTGGGGATCCTGCTCTCCGAGGCCGCCCGCGGTGAGGGCGGCATCCTGCGCAACGCCTCCGGCGAGCGCTTCATGGAGCGCTACGCCCCCACCATCAAGGACCTCGCACCCCGCGACATCGTGGCGCGTTCCATGGCCAACGAGGTGCGCGAGGGCCGCGGCGCCGGTCCCAACAAGGACTACGTGCTGCTGGACCTCACGCACCTGGAGCCGGCGCACATCGATGCCAAGCTCCCGGACATCACCGAGTTCGCCCGCACCTACCTGGGCGTGGAGCCGTACACCGAGCCGGTGCCGGTGTACCCGACGGCGCACTACGCCATGGGCGGCATCCCCACCACGATCGAGACCGAGGTGCTGCGCAACAACACCGACAAGGTCCCCGGGCTGTTCGCGGCCGGTGAGGTGGCGTGCGTGTCCGTGCACGGCTCCAACCGCCTGGGCACCAACTCGCTGCTGGACATCAACGTGTTCGGCAAGCGCGCCGGGATCGCGGCGGCCGCCTACGCGGTCGGTGCGGAGTTGCCCGAGCTCCCCGAGCACCCGGAGAGCTACGTGGAGGGTGAACTCGAGCGGATCCGGCTGGGCTCGGGAAGCGAGTCCGCCGCGGACCTGCGCCGCACCCTGCAGGAGGTCATGGACGCCGACGCACAGGTGTTCCGCACCCAGGAGTCCCTGACCAACGCCCTGGGCAAGATCACCGAACTGCGCAAGCGGTACGCCGACGTCAGCGTGGCCGACACCGGTACCTCCTACAACAGCGAGTTGGTGGAGGCGATGGAGCTCGGCTTCCTGCTCGAGCTCGCCGAGGTCGTGGTGGTCGGGGCGCTGGCCCGCAAGGAGTCCCGCGGCGGGCACTTCCGCGAGGACTTCCCGGACCGTGACGACGAGAACTTCATGCTGCACACGATGGCCCACCCGGTCGGGGAGGGTCAGGGCGAGGCGGGCTCCCGCGTGGAGCTGGCCTACAAGCCCGTGACCGTGACGCGTTACCAGCCGATGGAGAGGAAGTACTGA
- a CDS encoding carbohydrate ABC transporter permease, with protein sequence MATLTLERPTTPRPLNRPRRRGRTLAGRIALYVTLAIAAAAIMLPFVWMVISSLKTNNQVFSIPIQWIPDPVVWENYLDIWTKSDMATWLRNTLILSVTVTCLQVLTGSFAAYGFAKTRFPGRDVLFLAYIGTIAVPWQAYMIPQFILMSRLGLNNTLWAIIALQAFSAFGVFLMKQYYESIPDELCEAARIDGLTEYGIWRRIVFPLSGPAIATLVLLTFVNTWNDYLGPLIYLRSPEIWTIQIGLKSFVSQYNAEYALIMTGSVISVLPIALIFLLGQRYFVQGIATAGLKG encoded by the coding sequence ATGGCCACGCTCACCCTCGAGCGCCCCACGACCCCACGTCCCCTGAACCGCCCGCGCCGGCGCGGGCGCACCCTCGCGGGCCGCATCGCGCTGTACGTCACGCTGGCGATCGCCGCGGCAGCGATCATGCTCCCCTTCGTGTGGATGGTGATCTCCTCCCTGAAGACCAACAACCAGGTCTTCTCCATCCCCATCCAGTGGATCCCCGACCCCGTGGTCTGGGAGAACTACCTGGACATCTGGACCAAGTCCGACATGGCGACCTGGCTGCGCAACACGCTCATCCTCTCGGTGACGGTGACGTGCTTGCAGGTGCTGACCGGCAGCTTCGCCGCCTACGGGTTCGCGAAGACCCGCTTCCCCGGCCGCGACGTCCTCTTCCTCGCCTACATCGGCACGATCGCCGTGCCGTGGCAGGCGTACATGATCCCGCAGTTCATCCTCATGTCCCGGCTCGGCCTGAACAACACCCTCTGGGCGATCATCGCGCTGCAGGCCTTCTCCGCGTTCGGCGTGTTCCTCATGAAGCAGTACTACGAGTCCATCCCGGACGAATTGTGCGAGGCCGCCCGTATCGACGGACTCACCGAGTACGGCATCTGGCGGCGGATCGTCTTCCCGCTCTCCGGCCCGGCGATCGCCACCCTCGTCCTGCTCACCTTCGTCAACACCTGGAACGACTACCTCGGCCCGCTCATCTACCTGCGCAGCCCGGAGATCTGGACGATCCAGATCGGTCTGAAGTCCTTCGTCTCGCAGTACAACGCGGAGTACGCGCTCATCATGACCGGGTCGGTCATCTCCGTCCTGCCGATCGCGCTGATCTTCCTGCTCGGGCAGCGCTACTTCGTCCAGGGCATCGCGACCGCGGGGCTGAAGGGATGA
- the sdhD gene encoding succinate dehydrogenase, hydrophobic membrane anchor protein, which translates to MSTPVIPEPRAKVTRSNQMPGGINTEMFAWLFMRISGVLLVALIFGHLIVNLVVGEGVSAIDFAFVGGKWSSPFWQIWDLLMLWLAMIHGTNGVRTIINDYAERTGTRITLKTLLYLAFVITVVLGTLVIFTFEPCPPGSPDDLLPSICFG; encoded by the coding sequence ATGAGCACACCCGTGATCCCCGAACCGCGCGCCAAGGTCACGCGCAGTAATCAGATGCCCGGCGGCATCAACACGGAGATGTTCGCGTGGCTGTTCATGCGCATCTCCGGTGTGCTGCTGGTCGCCCTGATCTTCGGTCACCTCATCGTCAACCTCGTGGTCGGGGAGGGCGTCAGCGCCATCGACTTCGCGTTCGTGGGCGGCAAGTGGTCCAGCCCGTTCTGGCAGATCTGGGACCTGCTGATGCTGTGGCTCGCGATGATCCACGGCACCAATGGGGTGCGCACGATCATCAACGACTATGCCGAGCGCACCGGCACCCGCATCACGCTGAAGACGCTGCTCTATCTCGCGTTCGTGATCACCGTGGTGCTGGGGACGCTGGTGATCTTCACCTTCGAGCCGTGCCCGCCCGGTTCCCCGGACGACCTGCTGCCGAGCATCTGCTTCGGCTGA
- the sdhC gene encoding succinate dehydrogenase, cytochrome b556 subunit, translating to MASAPPASSATPPSASPPKGGRKKRDTLYRGTEGMWSWVAHRVTGMLLFLFLLVHVLDTALVRVSPEVYNEVIGTYKTPIMGLGELGLVAAVLFHAFNGIRIILVDFLAQGTRYQRVMLWIVVGLTLVLLAGFAPRHLMNVFGGH from the coding sequence GTGGCCAGCGCCCCTCCCGCCAGCTCGGCGACACCGCCGTCGGCGTCACCACCGAAGGGTGGACGCAAGAAGCGTGACACCCTCTACCGCGGCACCGAGGGCATGTGGTCCTGGGTCGCCCACCGCGTTACCGGAATGCTGCTGTTCCTGTTCCTCCTCGTGCACGTGCTCGACACCGCGCTCGTGCGGGTCTCCCCGGAGGTCTACAACGAGGTGATCGGCACCTACAAGACCCCGATCATGGGGCTGGGCGAACTCGGCCTCGTGGCCGCCGTCCTGTTCCACGCCTTCAACGGGATCCGCATCATCCTGGTGGACTTCCTCGCCCAGGGGACCCGCTACCAGCGCGTGATGCTGTGGATCGTGGTCGGCCTGACCCTCGTGCTGCTGGCCGGTTTCGCGCCGCGGCACCTGATGAACGTCTTCGGGGGGCACTGA
- a CDS encoding hydroxyacid dehydrogenase codes for MAPRTFELQFGAGERARLHALATLPDVVHVTEYHDLGPDELAEIEVLITSWGAPRITPALLDAMPTLRAIIHSAGSVRDLVPPQAYERGIQVSTAADMNAVPVAEYTLAAIIMAGKRALPLAARARRTSLGWGDGFAASDLSNLGRTVGLIGFSKIGRRVLRLLSVLETGPILVSDPLADPAEVAAAGAELVELEDLLGRCDIVSVHAPLLPSTQHMLGERELGLMRPGATLINTARGGLIDHDALVRHCSSERLDAILDVTDPEPLPPGHPLLALENVTVTPHVAGSLGTETRRLSRHALDALEAYTTGAPMPGAVVAETSGVSA; via the coding sequence ATGGCCCCCCGGACCTTCGAGCTCCAGTTCGGCGCCGGCGAGCGAGCGCGCCTGCATGCGCTCGCCACGCTCCCGGATGTGGTGCACGTGACCGAGTACCACGACCTCGGGCCCGACGAACTGGCCGAGATCGAGGTGCTGATCACCTCCTGGGGAGCGCCGAGGATCACACCCGCGCTCCTCGACGCGATGCCTACCCTCCGCGCGATCATCCACTCCGCCGGCAGTGTGCGAGACCTGGTGCCGCCGCAGGCCTATGAGCGCGGCATCCAGGTGTCCACGGCCGCCGACATGAACGCCGTACCCGTGGCCGAGTACACGCTCGCCGCCATCATCATGGCCGGGAAGCGCGCCCTTCCCCTCGCCGCCCGCGCGCGCCGCACCAGCCTCGGGTGGGGCGATGGCTTCGCCGCCAGCGATCTGAGCAACCTCGGGCGCACCGTCGGCCTGATCGGCTTCTCCAAGATCGGGCGCCGCGTGCTACGGCTGCTGAGCGTGCTGGAGACCGGCCCGATCCTCGTGTCCGATCCGTTGGCCGACCCCGCCGAGGTGGCCGCCGCCGGCGCCGAACTCGTGGAGCTGGAGGACCTGCTGGGTCGCTGCGACATCGTGTCCGTGCACGCCCCGCTCCTGCCGAGCACGCAGCACATGCTGGGTGAACGTGAACTGGGCCTGATGCGCCCGGGCGCCACCCTGATCAACACCGCCCGCGGCGGGCTGATCGACCACGACGCCCTGGTGCGGCACTGCTCCTCGGAGCGGCTGGACGCCATCCTGGACGTGACCGATCCGGAGCCGCTACCCCCGGGCCACCCGCTGCTCGCGCTGGAGAACGTGACGGTCACGCCGCACGTGGCCGGCTCCCTGGGCACCGAGACCCGCCGGCTCTCCCGCCACGCCCTGGACGCCCTGGAGGCCTACACCACCGGTGCGCCGATGCCCGGCGCGGTCGTGGCCGAGACCTCGGGAGTCTCCGCATGA
- a CDS encoding succinate dehydrogenase iron-sulfur subunit, protein MTATAERAPEAEVGAVPSFQVTMRIERYNPDVENPQPYWEDFTLTVHGTDRVLDALHAIKWDHDGSLTFRRSCAHGICGSDAMRINGRNRLACKTLLKDLDTSKPITVEPIKGLPVRKDLIVDMEPFFASYREVMPFLITTGNQPSSERLQSAEQRARFDDTTKCILCAACTSSCPVFWSDGQYFGPAAIVNAHRFIFDSRDEGGTQRLEVLNDKEGVWRCRTTFNCTEACPRGIEITKAIAEVKKALITRSF, encoded by the coding sequence ATGACGGCGACGGCTGAGCGCGCACCCGAGGCCGAGGTGGGCGCGGTTCCCTCCTTCCAGGTCACGATGCGCATCGAGCGGTACAACCCCGATGTCGAGAACCCGCAGCCGTACTGGGAGGATTTCACCCTCACGGTCCACGGCACCGACCGCGTGCTGGACGCCCTGCACGCGATCAAGTGGGACCACGACGGCTCCCTGACCTTCCGCCGCTCCTGCGCGCACGGGATCTGTGGCTCCGACGCGATGCGGATCAACGGCCGCAACCGGCTGGCGTGCAAGACGCTCCTGAAGGACCTGGACACCTCCAAGCCGATCACGGTGGAGCCCATCAAGGGCCTGCCGGTGCGCAAGGACCTGATCGTGGACATGGAGCCGTTCTTCGCCTCCTACCGCGAGGTGATGCCGTTCCTCATCACCACCGGCAACCAGCCTTCCTCCGAGCGGCTGCAGTCGGCCGAGCAGCGGGCCCGGTTCGACGACACCACCAAGTGCATCCTGTGTGCGGCGTGCACCTCCTCCTGCCCGGTGTTCTGGTCCGACGGCCAGTACTTCGGCCCGGCGGCGATCGTGAACGCGCACCGCTTCATCTTCGATTCGCGCGATGAGGGCGGCACGCAGCGCCTGGAGGTCCTCAACGACAAGGAGGGCGTGTGGCGCTGCCGCACCACCTTCAACTGCACCGAGGCCTGCCCGCGTGGCATCGAGATCACCAAGGCCATCGCCGAGGTGAAGAAGGCGCTGATCACGCGGTCCTTCTGA
- a CDS encoding DUF2264 domain-containing protein has translation MSTRTPITTRADLAQFTDGLLLAARRYSSPSGALLTLPGTPGGYGTAVDGLEGFARTLLAAGFRIAGEGGADPHGLLERYAAGLAAGTDPRHPERWVRPREHGQAKVEAASLALVLDLTRPWLWDALHPRVQEQVVDYLAEVVGDRGYPRNNWLWFRLTVETFLRSVGGPHSLTDMAEDLERHDSYYERDGWYRDGEARNYDHYVGWAMHLYPTLWSRMAGACELAADRVARDRERLDRYLLDAVHLVGADGAPLPQGRSLTYRFAAAAPYWVGALAEVPSVRPGLLRTAALEIVEHFAARGVPNARGLLDIGWFGPWRPIAQSYTGTGSPYWASKGLLGLLMPAEHPVWTDPAQPLPASTADHRVTIAAPAWVVSSTAADGIVRVVNHGADHQHPGDTVADSPLYTRLAYSTGTFPLHRGVDWHSPVDQSVVLVDADGARSHRSGMRSLGDAADLGSATVIGSVAEAHWLTPDTPAVRHGAGLTGASRPAGTLTTLSVVRGAWEVRLVHLAAPAHEAASLQAGGWPIADDAGVEVTLDPDLPRIDLASTTHRAALVGLHGWEAARAHHRDDASPLGAHAVTGVLTSPAGEGWHACALHLAGVTGTDAAAAGNPPVAAPQLTLTDSHARIAWADGATTQVALPHPGATTPSGLTPPTPGTHP, from the coding sequence ATGAGCACCCGCACGCCGATCACCACCCGCGCCGATCTCGCACAGTTCACGGACGGACTCCTCCTGGCGGCCCGTCGCTACTCCTCACCCAGCGGCGCCCTGCTCACCCTCCCCGGGACCCCCGGTGGCTACGGCACCGCCGTCGACGGGCTCGAGGGGTTCGCCCGCACCCTGCTCGCCGCGGGCTTCCGCATCGCCGGAGAGGGCGGCGCCGATCCCCACGGCCTGCTCGAGCGCTACGCCGCCGGCCTCGCCGCGGGCACGGACCCACGCCACCCCGAGCGCTGGGTGCGCCCCCGCGAGCACGGGCAGGCCAAGGTCGAGGCGGCCTCGCTCGCGCTCGTGCTCGACCTGACCCGCCCCTGGCTCTGGGACGCGCTGCACCCCCGGGTCCAGGAGCAGGTCGTGGACTACCTCGCCGAGGTGGTCGGCGACCGCGGCTACCCGCGCAACAACTGGCTCTGGTTCCGCCTCACCGTGGAGACCTTCCTGCGGTCGGTGGGAGGTCCGCACTCCCTGACCGACATGGCCGAGGACCTCGAGCGCCACGACTCCTACTACGAGCGGGATGGCTGGTATCGCGACGGTGAGGCCCGCAACTACGACCACTACGTGGGCTGGGCCATGCACCTGTACCCGACCCTGTGGTCGCGGATGGCGGGCGCCTGCGAGCTCGCTGCCGACCGCGTGGCACGCGACCGGGAACGGCTGGACCGCTATCTGCTCGACGCCGTGCACCTGGTGGGGGCCGACGGCGCCCCGCTGCCTCAGGGCCGCAGCCTCACCTATCGCTTCGCAGCCGCCGCGCCGTACTGGGTCGGGGCGCTCGCCGAGGTCCCGTCCGTGCGGCCGGGACTGCTGCGCACCGCCGCCCTGGAGATCGTGGAGCACTTCGCCGCGCGCGGCGTGCCGAACGCCCGGGGACTGCTCGACATCGGGTGGTTCGGCCCGTGGCGCCCGATCGCGCAGAGCTACACCGGCACCGGCTCGCCGTACTGGGCCAGCAAGGGCCTGCTGGGCCTGCTCATGCCCGCCGAGCACCCCGTCTGGACCGACCCCGCGCAGCCGCTGCCCGCGAGCACCGCCGACCACCGCGTCACGATCGCGGCCCCGGCGTGGGTCGTCAGCTCGACCGCCGCTGACGGGATCGTGCGCGTGGTCAACCACGGCGCCGACCACCAGCATCCCGGCGACACCGTGGCCGATTCCCCGCTCTACACGCGCCTGGCCTACTCCACCGGCACCTTCCCGTTGCACCGGGGCGTGGACTGGCACTCCCCCGTGGACCAGTCGGTGGTGCTGGTCGATGCGGATGGGGCACGCAGCCACCGCAGCGGCATGCGCAGCCTCGGCGACGCCGCCGACCTCGGCAGCGCCACCGTGATCGGCTCGGTCGCCGAGGCCCACTGGCTGACCCCGGACACCCCCGCCGTGCGGCACGGCGCCGGCCTGACCGGCGCCTCCCGCCCCGCCGGCACCCTCACCACGCTCTCCGTGGTCCGCGGCGCCTGGGAGGTGCGCCTGGTCCACCTCGCCGCCCCCGCGCACGAGGCCGCGAGCCTGCAGGCCGGCGGCTGGCCGATCGCCGACGACGCGGGTGTGGAGGTCACGCTCGATCCGGACCTGCCCCGCATCGACCTCGCCTCCACCACCCACCGGGCGGCCCTGGTGGGTCTGCACGGCTGGGAGGCGGCCCGCGCACACCACCGCGATGACGCCTCCCCGCTGGGTGCCCACGCCGTGACGGGCGTGCTGACCTCACCCGCGGGTGAGGGATGGCACGCGTGCGCCCTGCACCTGGCCGGTGTCACCGGAACGGACGCCGCCGCTGCCGGGAACCCGCCTGTTGCGGCACCGCAACTCACTCTCACCGACTCCCACGCAAGGATCGCGTGGGCCGACGGCGCCACCACCCAGGTGGCGCTCCCCCACCCCGGCGCCACCACGCCGTCGGGCCTCACCCCGCCCACCCCGGGCACACACCCCTGA
- a CDS encoding ABC transporter substrate-binding protein: MRRDLAMKRRLMAPASVLAAAALVLSACSGGDSSTSTSSDAGSDTGNDAASGEAVTLTLAGWSLATTPEFEALADGFMAANPNITIDVEDYDVNNYETQITADLAAGVAPDIYTVKQLMTFPTFQEGGQLMDVSDVAAEISPDVATLEHYEVDGITYAVPYRADAWYLYYNADLFETAGVEIPDGQWTWEDFDQAASDVTAGLAAAGNTDALGNYQHSWASTVQGFANAQGQGDGEFLEAEWDYMVPFYEEALARQAEGSQVDFGAITTNSLTYQGQFGTQKAAMMVMGSWYVATYLSQVESGDAESFSWGFAPVPQQTTETAENPVTFGSPTAMGINPAIDESKVSAAKAFLTYIASEDAAIALAEIGITPALTNDAVADAMFAKDGMPTDDLSRFAFTTHQTALEVPLGTDSPGLQTVLGDAHTAIMSGSVSPQDGIAEAMERAKSEVLD, translated from the coding sequence ATGAGGAGAGATCTCGCAATGAAGCGCCGACTCATGGCCCCCGCCTCCGTCCTTGCGGCGGCAGCGCTCGTGCTGTCCGCCTGCAGCGGCGGCGACAGCAGCACCAGCACCTCCAGCGACGCTGGGAGCGACACCGGTAACGACGCCGCCTCCGGCGAGGCGGTCACCCTGACCCTCGCCGGTTGGAGCCTCGCCACCACGCCCGAGTTCGAGGCCCTGGCCGACGGGTTCATGGCCGCGAACCCGAACATCACGATCGACGTCGAGGACTACGACGTCAACAACTACGAGACCCAGATCACCGCGGACCTGGCCGCCGGGGTGGCCCCCGACATCTACACCGTCAAGCAGCTCATGACCTTCCCCACCTTCCAGGAGGGCGGGCAGCTGATGGACGTGAGCGACGTCGCGGCCGAGATCTCCCCGGACGTGGCCACCCTGGAGCACTACGAGGTGGACGGCATCACCTACGCCGTGCCCTACCGCGCCGACGCCTGGTACCTCTACTACAACGCCGACCTGTTCGAGACGGCCGGTGTCGAGATCCCGGACGGGCAATGGACGTGGGAGGACTTCGACCAGGCCGCGAGCGACGTGACGGCGGGACTCGCCGCCGCGGGCAACACCGACGCCCTGGGCAACTACCAGCACAGCTGGGCCTCCACCGTGCAGGGCTTCGCCAATGCCCAGGGCCAGGGTGACGGCGAGTTCCTCGAGGCCGAGTGGGACTACATGGTCCCGTTCTACGAGGAGGCCCTCGCGCGCCAGGCGGAGGGATCCCAGGTCGACTTCGGAGCCATCACCACGAACTCCCTGACCTACCAGGGGCAGTTCGGCACCCAGAAGGCCGCCATGATGGTCATGGGCTCCTGGTACGTGGCGACCTACCTCTCCCAGGTCGAATCGGGTGACGCCGAGTCCTTCTCCTGGGGGTTCGCCCCGGTTCCGCAGCAGACGACCGAGACCGCGGAGAACCCGGTGACGTTCGGTTCCCCCACCGCGATGGGGATCAACCCGGCGATCGATGAGTCCAAGGTCTCGGCGGCCAAGGCGTTCCTGACCTACATCGCCTCGGAGGATGCCGCGATCGCGCTCGCCGAGATCGGCATCACCCCGGCACTGACCAATGACGCCGTGGCCGACGCCATGTTCGCCAAGGACGGCATGCCCACCGACGATCTCTCACGCTTCGCCTTCACCACGCACCAGACGGCGCTCGAGGTGCCGCTCGGCACCGACTCCCCCGGCCTCCAGACGGTGCTGGGTGACGCCCACACCGCCATCATGTCCGGTTCCGTCTCCCCGCAGGACGGCATCGCCGAGGCCATGGAGCGCGCGAAGTCCGAAGTGCTCGACTGA
- a CDS encoding DUF624 domain-containing protein: MTAPRRRGLLLGVRQETWGTVIGTASALVITNALLALTSLPLLVLLVTTDPRASWPALAVAAVMAFPGLTAVATVFAAFTDRKETGVFSVYWASWRRNLMRSLALGALVVGALTVLVVDAVALWGLPVGAVAIPVVAVLIALVITTAPLAVVACAEREDARLREVLKASLFLGLRRWYLSLLTLVMVGMLWTFFVQFPALAVGLAAAPLLYGAWSNVRYSLRPVLRDPEPVPA, encoded by the coding sequence ATGACCGCGCCCCGACGCCGCGGGCTGCTGCTGGGGGTGCGCCAGGAGACCTGGGGCACCGTCATCGGGACCGCCTCGGCGCTGGTCATCACCAATGCGCTCCTCGCGCTGACGTCGCTGCCGCTGCTGGTCCTGCTGGTGACCACGGACCCGCGCGCCTCCTGGCCCGCGCTGGCCGTCGCCGCCGTCATGGCCTTCCCAGGGTTGACGGCGGTGGCGACGGTCTTCGCCGCCTTCACCGACCGCAAGGAGACCGGCGTGTTCTCCGTGTACTGGGCCTCCTGGCGGCGCAACCTCATGCGCTCGCTCGCCCTCGGTGCGCTGGTGGTCGGCGCCCTCACCGTGCTCGTGGTCGATGCCGTGGCACTGTGGGGACTTCCCGTGGGCGCGGTGGCCATCCCCGTGGTCGCCGTGCTGATCGCCCTGGTGATCACGACGGCGCCGCTGGCGGTGGTCGCGTGCGCCGAACGGGAGGACGCGCGGCTGCGGGAGGTACTCAAGGCCAGCCTCTTCCTCGGTCTTCGGCGCTGGTACCTCTCCCTGCTCACCCTGGTCATGGTGGGCATGCTGTGGACCTTCTTCGTGCAGTTCCCCGCCCTGGCAGTGGGCCTGGCCGCGGCGCCCCTGCTGTACGGGGCGTGGTCCAACGTGCGCTACAGCCTGCGTCCGGTGCTGCGCGATCCCGAACCCGTTCCCGCCTGA